The sequence below is a genomic window from Uranotaenia lowii strain MFRU-FL chromosome 2, ASM2978415v1, whole genome shotgun sequence.
TAAGCTAGTCAcaatcatacatttttcaaaatgtttaaaataaaatattcaaaacaataacaaaattctTCACATATTCTCAGATAGCAGATTTGCATAAATGCTGCACTTTACCGGATCCTTTCGTGTTCAACAAAAGCTTCGTAGACAGTTGTGTTTCGAAGCACAGAGCCTTGATAATTGACCAAGCCAAATTTTATACGGTTTGtactattaatttttaattcaaacagtCGTAACTAGCAAGGTAAACCTCCTTCAACAGTGCATGTGGGATTGTCTTGGATCGGCGTACGGTCTTTTCAACGGAAATAGCATTCTCCAGGAAAAGGCTCTGGAGCTGACCCATTCGATGGAACAAGTTGCTCAGGAAACCGTTTTATTTTCCGTGGCTCGTTGTCGCAAGGACAGTAAAATCATCAACCACCGCAAACACGAAAAGCCGAACGAGTGCGATAGTCTTGCATCCAAATATATTGTTTGCATAAAACATACGATGTTGTTAAATTGTCCCGACGAGCACTGGAAAAATGGTAAGGATTCAGCAGAAAACCATGTTGGTaaagcttttgaaattatttcttttcatgtttttagaaCCACTTTGTGATGAGTTCGACAGTGGGGTTCCGTTATGTGAATGATCATGTTACATCAACACTACTAGATTTTCGAGtgtaatttatgatttttagcatttttattaTGACACATAGTTAAAACATAAAAGGCCTCGTTGGCGTTGAATGGGGACGTAAGGTGTTCcatgttattaaaaaatcatcttCCTTTCGATACGAATTATGGCGAGGCCTATCTTGCTCAACTCCACGTTTATTGGGTTAGTAAAGAACCTAATCTGATAAAGGGTGTCACACGTAAATTTGCATCAGGCCGATGCTATAGTGGGAGCTtattgcaggagaaagagcagtttcaCAGTCAACTGGAtagcgtggttgagaaaatccCGAagagtgacattcaaatccacttaggtgacttcaacgcaaagattggctctggtaatcaggactttgagcgcatcatgggacATGGgaatcatgggtggccaaaccatggcccgcgagCCACATgtgaccaactttttgtggcccgcgaagcttttttttggaaaagccgTGGTCTAAGAATTTAACGTTTTTCCTTCgataaatatatctgaatctaaactaacttaattgaaaacagagatttgaaaatctttttgaagtgatataagccaaaggggtagaagtgtataaaaactaatttcgagaaaacattcttttaaattgttgtttttagccatttttcataaatttttcgaatatttgtcaatttctttcgaacgtaaaagtatgaggacataattataaaaatctaaaaagtttactaaatataacttaaattatcgagaatcgtttggcattatgaATTTTGCACTTATTTGTCTCTCACTTTGTCTCTGAGGGCCTTGTATacctaattttatcaaaaagtataccatcactagagtgccccaaatgacccgacttttgaaaaagttatacgctgcaggccaaaattgatccttggcctagtacaagatctcatgccaaatttgggccagatcggataacggaaagaggtcgctcaacgagcctgaagtttgtatgggattttgagacattttgttcgggagaaacatgagaaaccagtttttcatcaataacttcggAACccgtcgaccgatttctttcaaaaacgtgttttcttaaagcctaaattatgacaaatatttcatccgaagactgcatttcaattagagttaagataaaaaagttattaggcttcaaaaatgagctaacttttttaacggtggtattcatcactgttaatgaggcgtcaatatgttcgaccgcctcgactcattaacagtgatgaataccatcatTAAAAAAgtcagcccatttttgaagcctaataactttcttatcttaactctcattgaaatgcagtcttcggatgaaatatttttcataatttaggctttaagaaaacttgtttttgaaagaaatcggtcgacggGAAccgaagttattgatgaaaaactgggttttcatgtttctcccgaacaaaatgtctcagaatcccatacaaacttcaggctcgttgagcgaccccttcccgttatccgatctgacccaaatttggcatgagatcttgtactaggactaggataaatttcagcctgcagcgcataacatttcacaggttttgaatttcccatacaaatttggggcagtctaaccatcactgaataaaaaaagcaactaaaattacaatattcaaataaccaaaattgaCACATTATCTGTGAATTCCATTACacattttccaatgttttccgattgggATTTGTTGACTACATATCATTGGTATAAAGAGCATTCAAGCGGACGCTAGTTTTTATATTGAGGAGTTTGGATAGCCTCAGAAAGGTAATAAGATCGtaccaaaatcatttaaaaatcgtaaaaaatcacCGAATCATATCAACATTATAACTAAAGTTACTTTtgcaaatattgtaaaatatcgaaagcttcatgtgaaaattttccaacttgtaatttaagctttatgctaagctttattataatttaatcaACTCCAAATGTATTTTAATTGGCATCTTGCTTTGTATTGATGTACAAatacatcaataatgaaaaactaatcAGAATTTACAGTTGGGTAGTAGAATTCAACTACCGTGACTGCTGGTAATTCCGTGCAGCACATAATTCCGTgcattttccgaaaaaaatgttttttctatgagaaaaattatttatatccaACATAATTTTATGATATCGTGTAAACATTGAATTTACGCACAATGCTGTCAAATACCTACAGCATTTTATGCTTTACACAGcccaagaaaaaatgaaaacgccAGCACTCTTCGGTTGAAACGTCACTTTCTGGTGTTGCAAAGCGTTAATGTAAAGTTGAGTCCGCAATACTTTGTTTactaaatttttcttcggagtCATTCACTTATTACGAAAGTATTTAATAGGGAGCGGCTGGGGTGTAACCAGATTAATTACCAGGTTTATTATAGCTTGAAAGTCATCgcatttatttaatcaacacaAACTGTAGATAAATAACAAAGTTCAGAGTGCACGGAATTAAAAACATGCAAGAGAGAGTGCACGGAATTATGTACACGAAACACATTTTTCAGATGCATTTTACCAAACTTTTTTCGTGTATTCCATCATCTacgatattttttccttaaattacataaaaaaaaatcctaactaATGGTGGGTGTATGACCTTTTGAATCATTCATTCGAATTTTTTACACAgccttgaaaaacaaaaaccgcTTAGGTGCACGGAAATACCCGCAGTCACGGTAGATCCGGTTTGGTACTGACAAATCTCCCAGAAGAAcgattttttaccaaatttttcacctaggggaaaggtttcctaaatgggcctatcgggttaaatgaccctacggctgtttgatgaataGGCTGACTAGatagcttatctgaccaatgcgttttgagggtgatacgcttagaacataaggcaagaaagaattttatgaatttacaaactcaaaaaaatttaaaaaatcatacaaggctttgtacattttgatgtaatatttcgacttttaaaaattatacgtaaagaagctttaaacaaaaactaggatggtttttgtttcttactcaaatggaCTTAAGAAATacaacatatttcagcttttgtggaggtttattaatgattatatagtggaataatagagtgtttttgtatgcccccatcatgtttgtaaaa
It includes:
- the LOC129749961 gene encoding uncharacterized protein LOC129749961, which encodes MKNIVLIALLTCFMESCRGNKGKCIDTKLIADLHKCCTLPDPFVFNKSFVDSCVSKHRALIIDQAKFYTCMWDCLGSAYGLFNGNSILQEKALELTHSMEQVAQETVLFSVARCRKDSKIINHRKHEKPNECDSLASKYIVCIKHTMLLNCPDEHWKNEPLCDEFDSGVPLCE